One window of Dyadobacter sandarakinus genomic DNA carries:
- a CDS encoding TolC family protein, with the protein MKRVVVMFMRKYLIKSKPALACLVWLVTGFSACMAQTDTAGSASRVFALHDLEQLVLANHPIVKQAGLLTGEAQAKVQQAWGSFDPALKSYFGRKIFGGTEYYNNWSNELKVPLWLAGADLKIGYDRFVGKYTNPETRTGVPGLAGLGLNIPIGQGLLIDARRNTLRQSRVMVNYAEAEKIKQINKVWFDAVKDYWNWFYAYRQYSLIRNGTDLAYKRFLFVKNQVLIGDKPAIDSVEAAITFQERSLQLEKIKVELNNTRLLMSNHLWNEREEPLELPDNSVPQDTNPPVSDFYRNQLQTLISNAASAHPELLMLRNKGRQLELERNYRREMLKPKLNLSASLITSRTDFDSYVPDYYDLRWSNYKLGIDFSFPLFLREQRGKLQEIKVKQLALQYDVQQAGREINTSILSSFNNLVAYESQLAIQNQSIANQQLLLNGELTKFELGESTLFLINSRETKLIDMRIKMAELVAGYQKAVAELYYSVGTIEAR; encoded by the coding sequence ATGAAAAGAGTGGTAGTGATGTTTATGAGAAAGTACCTGATAAAAAGTAAACCTGCGCTTGCATGCCTGGTTTGGCTTGTTACCGGCTTTTCAGCATGCATGGCGCAGACCGATACAGCGGGTAGTGCATCCCGGGTGTTTGCGCTGCATGATCTGGAACAGCTCGTTCTTGCCAATCACCCGATCGTCAAACAGGCGGGCCTGCTCACCGGAGAGGCTCAGGCCAAAGTACAGCAGGCATGGGGGAGTTTTGATCCTGCATTGAAAAGTTATTTCGGAAGAAAAATTTTTGGTGGTACCGAGTACTATAACAATTGGTCCAACGAACTTAAAGTGCCCCTCTGGCTTGCTGGTGCGGATTTGAAGATCGGGTATGACCGTTTTGTCGGAAAGTATACCAATCCCGAGACACGGACCGGCGTGCCTGGCCTGGCTGGGCTGGGGCTGAACATTCCGATCGGCCAGGGACTGTTGATTGATGCCCGGAGGAATACGTTGCGGCAATCGAGAGTGATGGTAAACTATGCCGAAGCAGAAAAGATCAAGCAGATCAATAAAGTCTGGTTTGATGCGGTGAAGGATTACTGGAACTGGTTTTATGCCTACCGCCAGTATTCGCTTATCCGCAACGGAACAGACCTGGCTTATAAAAGATTTTTATTTGTCAAAAATCAGGTACTCATCGGTGATAAGCCGGCTATTGATTCGGTAGAGGCGGCGATTACTTTTCAGGAACGCAGCCTGCAACTTGAAAAGATCAAAGTGGAGCTGAACAATACCCGGCTGCTGATGTCCAACCATTTGTGGAATGAGCGCGAAGAACCGCTGGAACTGCCCGATAATTCAGTTCCGCAGGATACCAACCCGCCGGTTTCCGATTTTTACCGCAACCAGCTTCAGACGCTGATCAGCAATGCAGCCAGCGCACATCCTGAGCTGCTGATGCTCAGAAACAAGGGCCGGCAGCTGGAACTGGAAAGAAATTACCGCAGGGAAATGCTCAAACCCAAGCTGAACCTGAGTGCCTCGCTGATCACCAGCCGCACCGATTTCGACTCCTATGTACCTGATTACTACGATCTCCGGTGGAGCAATTACAAACTGGGCATTGATTTTTCATTTCCATTGTTTTTGCGGGAACAGCGCGGAAAATTACAGGAGATCAAAGTAAAGCAGCTCGCATTGCAATACGATGTGCAGCAGGCGGGACGTGAGATCAATACCAGCATCCTGAGTTCTTTTAACAACCTGGTAGCCTACGAATCACAGCTGGCGATACAAAACCAAAGCATTGCAAACCAACAGTTGTTATTAAATGGAGAGCTGACAAAATTTGAGCTGGGAGAAAGTACTTTGTTTCTGATCAACAGCCGGGAAACCAAGCTGATCGATATGAGGATAAAAATGGCAGAGCTCGTGGCGGGCTACCAGAAAGCAGTGGCAGAGCTCTACTATTCGGTCGGAACAATCGAGGCAAGGTAA
- a CDS encoding HlyD family secretion protein, giving the protein MGVRSRVKILKTRNPKLLGKIMLALLLLFIIILFLPWRQTIPGRGNVTALRPEDRPQTVQNQIGGRIEHWAVREGQQVNKGDTILIISETSQSYFDPELPVRLQEQLAAKEGSEDAAAQKMAATTAQMNALRKGLTIKLSAAENKVRQAENYVSIDSADLVAVQRFYEIAKSRLARYEAGYQNGLFSLTDIESRRLKLQEDNAKVISQQNKLNNSIQSLRNARIDLDNIRAEYEQSLAKAQSDMSSAVSSRVSAQGEISKLRNEISNTNIRRGLYVVRAPQSGFVVKTLKAGIGENIKEGESIATLQPEAPMVAAEIYVDAMDVPLILNNSDVRLQFEGWPSVQFSGWPSVAVGTFAGKVSVIDLVSSEGGKYRLLVKPAVPVPENDQPWPKQLRQGSGVYGRVILRSVPLWYEIWRLLNGFPPSLKAEPAVQVGAK; this is encoded by the coding sequence ATGGGGGTTCGTTCCCGGGTCAAAATCCTGAAAACGCGGAACCCCAAGTTGCTGGGTAAAATCATGCTGGCCCTGTTGCTGCTCTTTATCATTATCCTCTTTTTGCCCTGGCGGCAGACAATTCCCGGCCGGGGTAATGTAACTGCGCTGCGACCCGAAGACCGGCCTCAAACCGTACAGAACCAGATTGGTGGCCGGATAGAGCATTGGGCAGTCCGGGAAGGGCAGCAGGTAAATAAAGGGGATACGATCCTGATCATTTCCGAAACAAGCCAGTCCTATTTTGACCCCGAACTTCCCGTGCGATTGCAGGAACAGCTGGCCGCCAAAGAAGGCAGTGAGGATGCAGCCGCCCAGAAAATGGCCGCTACAACCGCACAGATGAATGCACTGCGCAAGGGATTGACCATCAAGCTGAGTGCAGCAGAAAACAAGGTTCGCCAGGCTGAAAATTACGTGAGCATAGACAGTGCCGACCTGGTCGCTGTCCAGCGGTTTTATGAAATTGCCAAGTCGCGCCTCGCACGCTATGAGGCCGGGTACCAGAACGGTCTTTTTTCCCTGACCGACATCGAGTCAAGGAGGCTGAAATTACAGGAAGACAATGCAAAGGTCATCAGTCAGCAAAACAAGCTTAACAATTCGATACAATCCCTCCGGAATGCGCGCATTGACCTCGACAACATCCGGGCGGAATACGAGCAGTCGCTGGCTAAGGCGCAGTCGGATATGAGTTCGGCGGTGTCGAGCAGAGTGAGTGCACAGGGGGAAATATCCAAATTGCGGAATGAAATTTCCAATACCAACATCCGCCGCGGCCTGTACGTGGTACGTGCTCCGCAAAGCGGCTTTGTGGTAAAAACCCTGAAAGCCGGGATTGGGGAAAATATCAAGGAGGGCGAATCCATTGCGACGCTTCAGCCCGAGGCACCCATGGTAGCAGCCGAAATTTACGTGGATGCCATGGACGTACCCCTGATCCTGAACAACAGCGATGTTCGTCTTCAGTTTGAAGGTTGGCCGTCCGTCCAGTTCTCGGGCTGGCCGTCGGTGGCAGTGGGTACTTTCGCGGGGAAAGTGTCGGTTATTGACCTGGTGAGCAGCGAGGGCGGAAAGTACCGCCTGCTGGTAAAGCCCGCGGTTCCGGTGCCTGAAAACGACCAGCCCTGGCCTAAGCAGCTGAGGCAGGGGTCGGGCGTATATGGCCGCGTAATCCTGAGGTCTGTTCCGCTGTGGTACGAAATATGGCGATTGCTGAACGGATTTCCGCCCAGCCTGAAAGCCGAACCGGCCGTGCAGGTAGGCGCCAAATGA
- a CDS encoding ABC transporter ATP-binding protein produces the protein MKKGHHVEVPTPWERLMGMLYVERTTINYIFIYAILIGLIGLTLPLGTTAVFNFLSNGAVYSSTYILIGVVLVGVVVGGLLLIGQLTLVEVIEQKIFAKAALEFAFRFPRIKRSELSGENPPELVNRFFDVLTIQKGLTKLLVDVVASTVQIFFAAILLSFYHPVFIVFGIFTVLVILLMLALFYKRGVMTSIDESEYKYEVVAYLEGVAANLDEYRNHPVQMNKVIQETDKITARYLDARNAHFKILRKFFASSVVLRTILMGGLLLMGSYYVIEREMTLGQFVAAEVIIVQISYAVEKFMTNLNTIFDMVTGSEKLAVVTDLELEESEVNHG, from the coding sequence ATGAAAAAAGGACATCATGTAGAGGTGCCAACTCCCTGGGAACGACTCATGGGAATGCTTTATGTAGAGAGGACCACGATCAATTATATCTTCATTTATGCCATCCTGATCGGCCTTATTGGGCTGACACTCCCGCTGGGCACGACGGCGGTTTTCAATTTCCTTTCGAATGGGGCTGTGTACAGTTCTACGTATATCTTGATAGGTGTTGTGCTGGTTGGGGTGGTGGTAGGCGGACTTTTGCTGATCGGGCAGCTGACACTGGTAGAAGTCATAGAGCAGAAAATCTTTGCAAAAGCCGCGCTGGAATTTGCTTTTCGTTTTCCCAGAATCAAGAGATCGGAGCTTAGCGGTGAAAATCCCCCTGAGCTCGTCAACCGGTTTTTTGATGTGCTCACCATTCAGAAAGGGCTTACCAAGTTACTCGTGGACGTGGTGGCATCCACCGTGCAGATCTTCTTTGCGGCGATTCTGCTCTCCTTTTACCATCCTGTATTTATTGTATTCGGGATTTTTACCGTCCTGGTCATTCTGCTGATGCTGGCACTTTTTTACAAGCGGGGCGTGATGACGAGCATTGATGAGTCGGAGTATAAATACGAGGTGGTCGCCTACCTTGAAGGCGTAGCGGCTAACCTGGACGAGTACAGGAACCATCCGGTGCAGATGAACAAGGTAATTCAGGAAACCGATAAGATTACCGCCCGGTACCTGGATGCAAGAAATGCGCATTTTAAAATATTAAGAAAATTCTTTGCGAGCTCGGTGGTGCTGCGTACCATTCTGATGGGCGGCTTGCTGCTGATGGGTTCTTACTATGTGATCGAGCGGGAAATGACCCTCGGGCAGTTCGTAGCTGCCGAGGTAATTATCGTGCAGATCAGCTATGCAGTTGAAAAGTTTATGACTAACCTGAATACAATATTTGATATGGTAACGGGCAGCGAAAAGCTGGCGGTGGTCACTGACCTTGAACTGGAAGAAAGTGAGGTGAACCATGGCTAG
- a CDS encoding amidohydrolase family protein, which translates to MNRREFLALSAAAALAPALPATAGQYASVPMIDTHIHLFDPARPQGIPWPEKSDKLLYKPALPGRYRQVVASSGVVGAIVVEASPWLEDNQWVLDTAARDHIIVGVIGNLEPEKSGFEKQLARFAENQLFRGVRYGNLWGHDIGAQVQNPRFIAGLASLSKAGLVLDTANPDPALLAAIVRLTDKLPDLKIIIDHLPQMAVPADSALRKVYEESLREIGQRPQIYVKISEVLRKEKDSVPTSLDFYRGNLDKLYGTFGEDRVLYGSDWPNSDQWLPFEAGLNLVRAYFQEKGLAASEKYFWKNSIAAYSWHKRDNSQPG; encoded by the coding sequence ATGAACCGTAGAGAATTTCTTGCATTGTCTGCCGCTGCTGCACTGGCGCCCGCCCTTCCTGCTACCGCCGGGCAGTATGCTTCTGTGCCCATGATCGATACCCACATTCACCTGTTTGACCCGGCCCGCCCACAGGGAATACCCTGGCCTGAAAAAAGCGACAAGCTGCTCTACAAGCCGGCTCTGCCGGGCAGGTACCGGCAGGTGGTGGCTTCATCGGGGGTGGTTGGGGCAATTGTCGTGGAGGCGAGTCCCTGGCTCGAAGACAATCAGTGGGTACTGGATACAGCCGCGCGCGATCACATCATTGTAGGCGTGATCGGAAATCTTGAACCCGAAAAATCCGGGTTTGAAAAGCAGCTGGCACGTTTTGCTGAAAACCAGCTTTTTCGTGGCGTGCGGTACGGCAACCTGTGGGGCCATGACATCGGCGCTCAGGTCCAAAATCCCCGGTTTATAGCCGGTCTGGCCAGTCTCTCAAAAGCCGGGCTGGTGCTCGACACTGCCAATCCTGACCCCGCGCTCCTTGCCGCAATCGTAAGGCTTACAGACAAGCTTCCCGACCTTAAAATCATCATTGATCATCTTCCGCAAATGGCTGTACCGGCCGATAGCGCCTTGCGGAAAGTGTATGAAGAAAGCCTCCGGGAGATTGGGCAAAGACCTCAGATATACGTGAAGATTTCCGAAGTACTGCGCAAGGAGAAGGATTCTGTTCCGACGTCGCTTGATTTTTACCGCGGCAACCTGGACAAGCTGTACGGAACGTTCGGGGAGGACCGGGTGCTGTACGGGAGCGACTGGCCCAACAGCGATCAGTGGCTTCCCTTTGAAGCCGGGCTGAACCTGGTACGTGCCTATTTTCAGGAAAAAGGTCTTGCCGCGTCAGAGAAATATTTTTGGAAAAATTCAATAGCTGCCTATTCCTGGCATAAGCGCGATAATTCCCAGCCCGGATGA
- a CDS encoding TonB family protein gives MLIIKQVFRRRTCSVLCIGCLLVQLAATGLFAQQAPSNKPKYRIIFTVVEQQPEFPGGQQAMDQYFADHLSYPAEADDKYRSKVIFARFIVSDSGAIDSVRVLKPVNKLVDEEVIRVVKNMPVWIPARQSGRPVAMWYNVPVRFPEK, from the coding sequence ATGCTGATAATCAAACAAGTATTTAGGCGGAGAACCTGCTCCGTGCTGTGTATCGGATGTCTGCTGGTCCAGCTGGCGGCAACCGGGCTATTCGCCCAGCAAGCCCCATCCAATAAGCCAAAGTACCGCATCATTTTTACGGTTGTGGAGCAGCAGCCCGAATTTCCCGGAGGGCAGCAGGCTATGGATCAATATTTCGCCGATCACCTCAGCTATCCGGCCGAAGCTGATGATAAGTACAGGAGTAAGGTCATTTTCGCCCGGTTTATCGTAAGCGATTCGGGTGCAATCGACAGTGTCCGCGTATTGAAACCTGTGAATAAATTAGTGGACGAGGAGGTGATCAGGGTAGTCAAAAATATGCCTGTGTGGATCCCGGCCCGGCAAAGTGGCCGCCCCGTGGCGATGTGGTATAATGTTCCTGTCCGGTTCCCTGAAAAATAA
- a CDS encoding tail fiber domain-containing protein produces MKRIFTFLFVITTVCANAQVGIGTLTPQAGLHVADSSVLFSAPGDIPGSPSRIPAVGEGRRMMWFADKAAFRAGHVGAAASTYWDNDNVGNYSFAAGQHTRASGEHAFAMGFESSASGNQSVALGSNGNASADRTLAFNGFASAVGAIALGSGAQATNDDALAMGPSSIASGLASIVLGPSIARGNFGVAIGLQNSAGGQFSMALGKNARVKHQGSVVISDASATFSSDSAYSTANNQLTMRFAGGMRLFTNQQMTSGVTLATGGGSWDMVSDRRKKENFTLLDAEQVLRKIANMPVTSWNYKAQSAAIRHVGPMAQDFYAAFGSDGIGTDTTINGGDFDGVNMAAIQALEKRTRELQQENDGLKARLEAMDAKVAAIEKLMGGPARKEEVTASR; encoded by the coding sequence ATGAAACGTATTTTCACTTTCCTTTTTGTTATTACAACTGTTTGCGCCAATGCTCAGGTCGGGATTGGTACCCTCACGCCGCAGGCGGGACTGCATGTGGCAGACAGCAGTGTTCTTTTTTCTGCCCCGGGCGATATTCCGGGCTCCCCTTCGCGCATACCTGCTGTGGGTGAAGGACGCCGGATGATGTGGTTTGCGGATAAAGCGGCCTTTCGAGCCGGACATGTGGGTGCAGCCGCCAGCACGTATTGGGATAATGATAATGTCGGAAATTATTCCTTTGCGGCCGGTCAGCATACGCGGGCTTCCGGGGAACATGCTTTTGCAATGGGATTTGAAAGCAGTGCAAGCGGCAACCAATCCGTGGCGCTTGGTTCCAATGGGAATGCTTCTGCTGATCGTACCCTTGCATTCAATGGGTTCGCAAGTGCGGTGGGAGCTATCGCGCTTGGCAGTGGTGCGCAGGCAACCAATGACGATGCACTGGCCATGGGTCCTTCCTCCATCGCATCGGGACTTGCCTCCATTGTGCTCGGACCCTCTATCGCCAGAGGAAACTTTGGCGTTGCCATCGGACTGCAGAACAGTGCAGGGGGCCAGTTCTCCATGGCTTTGGGCAAAAATGCGCGTGTGAAACACCAGGGATCTGTCGTCATCAGTGATGCCAGTGCAACTTTCAGCAGCGATAGTGCTTACAGTACTGCCAACAACCAGCTGACCATGCGTTTTGCGGGTGGTATGAGGCTTTTTACAAATCAGCAAATGACCAGCGGCGTAACGCTGGCCACGGGTGGCGGCTCCTGGGATATGGTGAGTGACAGGCGCAAAAAGGAGAACTTCACCCTCCTTGATGCCGAGCAGGTACTTCGGAAAATAGCCAACATGCCCGTAACCAGCTGGAACTACAAAGCCCAGTCTGCTGCTATAAGGCATGTCGGGCCTATGGCGCAGGATTTTTATGCGGCATTCGGGAGCGATGGCATTGGTACCGATACAACTATCAATGGCGGCGATTTTGACGGCGTAAACATGGCTGCCATACAGGCCCTGGAAAAACGGACGAGGGAGTTGCAGCAGGAAAATGACGGATTGAAAGCCAGGCTTGAAGCGATGGATGCAAAAGTGGCCGCCATTGAAAAGCTGATGGGCGGGCCGGCGCGGAAAGAGGAGGTAACAGCCTCACGCTAG
- a CDS encoding T9SS type A sorting domain-containing protein, with translation MMVQFTATLHPARRAWRQSGLKVLMLALIAPASAYAQGTDTLLVARDAASNARMTVFQSGGFVLSGVYNPFEIGVPATGAGTRLMWYPGKSAFRAGSISNALWDDAYIGEYSIAMGNGARATGEAATAFGLRTGAVGPSSFAAGEDSYASGAASVALGYHAHTNARQGSFVFSDRSSVDTLRAGVNHSANWRTSGGFRIFTTSNLSTGVTIQSGASMSNWGQPAAVISTSTGAYLTTSGVWQNASDVHRKHLFEAISNEDVLEKLRRLPVTRWSYKSDPEKIRHIGPMAQDFYAAFGLGSDERSIGTVDADGVAMAGIKALEERTRNLASELESLRADNAALRQTLHDQEHDWKKMAGAGLLVLALAGFFRGLMVRRRIMKTLGVLMAVAGLGAEASAQGLSSRGGALTLKGGILQVKGDLQLDGGTFTNNGNFFLSGNLVNNQSETTADTGTITFDGNTLQTVSGSVFYLSNHLTINNPAGIVLNNPVEAGGTVTFTNGAVDATQVPLILGENAIVEGVSDVSHVTGNILKRGLGSFTYPTGGNGRYQPVTVDLTENSNGLIVRYVPEDAGTAPFAGAGTKAALEAYNNQEYWDIIPAGTATGRVTLFWDDFRNPSLTTSENLNVYSVAHLTGGNWVNEGSGGAGTPAAGSVTSALISTWSPFALGVVSESGLPVTMISFNARLVENTALLEWQTTSEDNASHFDIERSLDARSYRKIGSVKSAGTGEVLRRYSFSDPSFPGQQQTVYYRLRAVDHDGTFSLTRALSLSSHSTDHLAKIYPNPAGRTGMVTVTSAGSVTLWDMLGRQVPVRTSALADGSVQVSLSGIHAGLYFLRSASGDSVVSHKLVVE, from the coding sequence ATGATGGTACAATTTACTGCTACTTTACATCCGGCTCGCCGGGCCTGGCGGCAATCCGGGCTCAAAGTGCTGATGCTTGCATTGATCGCACCTGCGTCTGCTTATGCCCAAGGCACCGATACCTTGCTCGTAGCGAGAGATGCAGCTTCCAATGCCCGTATGACCGTTTTTCAGAGCGGCGGGTTCGTGCTCAGCGGCGTCTACAATCCCTTTGAAATCGGCGTGCCTGCCACAGGTGCAGGGACACGGCTCATGTGGTACCCCGGAAAATCCGCATTCAGGGCAGGCAGCATATCCAATGCACTTTGGGACGATGCTTACATTGGAGAGTATTCCATAGCCATGGGTAATGGAGCACGTGCTACGGGCGAGGCGGCCACGGCATTCGGGCTGCGTACGGGTGCTGTTGGCCCCTCCTCATTTGCCGCTGGTGAAGACAGCTATGCCAGCGGTGCTGCATCCGTAGCATTGGGGTACCATGCACATACCAATGCCCGGCAGGGCAGCTTTGTATTTTCCGACAGATCCAGCGTGGATACGCTGCGTGCCGGTGTGAACCACTCGGCCAACTGGCGGACCAGCGGCGGGTTCCGGATTTTTACCACATCCAATCTTTCCACAGGCGTAACCATTCAGAGCGGTGCTTCTATGAGCAACTGGGGGCAGCCTGCTGCTGTAATTTCCACCTCGACGGGCGCCTATCTGACGACCAGCGGCGTATGGCAGAATGCTTCTGACGTTCACCGGAAACACCTTTTTGAAGCGATTTCCAATGAGGATGTCCTGGAAAAACTGCGCAGGCTGCCGGTTACACGGTGGAGCTATAAATCGGATCCTGAAAAGATCAGGCATATCGGACCCATGGCGCAGGACTTCTACGCGGCATTCGGCCTGGGTAGCGACGAGCGCAGCATCGGTACGGTAGATGCTGACGGGGTTGCGATGGCAGGCATCAAAGCCTTGGAGGAACGTACGCGAAACCTCGCATCGGAGCTCGAAAGCCTCAGGGCCGATAATGCTGCATTGCGTCAGACGCTGCATGATCAGGAGCATGATTGGAAAAAAATGGCAGGTGCCGGGTTACTGGTGCTTGCACTGGCTGGTTTCTTCAGGGGCTTGATGGTACGACGCCGCATCATGAAGACGCTGGGTGTACTCATGGCAGTGGCAGGATTGGGTGCGGAAGCTTCGGCCCAGGGACTGTCCAGCCGGGGGGGAGCGCTGACGCTGAAAGGCGGTATTTTACAGGTAAAGGGAGACCTGCAACTGGATGGAGGAACATTTACCAACAATGGTAATTTCTTTCTTTCCGGTAACCTCGTCAACAACCAGTCCGAGACTACGGCGGATACCGGAACTATCACCTTTGACGGGAATACCCTACAAACGGTAAGCGGCAGCGTCTTTTACCTGTCCAACCATCTGACGATAAACAATCCTGCGGGTATTGTGCTGAACAATCCCGTGGAGGCGGGCGGAACCGTAACTTTCACCAACGGTGCGGTTGATGCCACGCAGGTTCCGCTGATCTTAGGTGAAAATGCCATTGTGGAAGGCGTGTCCGATGTAAGCCACGTAACCGGGAATATACTGAAGCGCGGTCTGGGAAGCTTTACATATCCTACCGGAGGCAACGGAAGATACCAGCCTGTCACCGTAGATCTTACAGAAAACAGCAATGGGCTGATTGTGCGTTATGTGCCCGAAGATGCAGGCACAGCACCATTTGCCGGCGCCGGTACGAAGGCTGCCCTGGAAGCATACAACAATCAGGAGTACTGGGATATCATACCCGCAGGTACCGCAACCGGCCGGGTCACCCTGTTTTGGGACGATTTCCGAAATCCTTCACTTACCACGTCCGAAAACCTGAATGTTTACAGCGTGGCCCACCTGACCGGCGGCAACTGGGTTAATGAAGGTTCCGGGGGAGCGGGGACGCCGGCTGCGGGCAGCGTTACGAGCGCGTTGATCAGTACATGGAGTCCGTTTGCGCTGGGTGTCGTTTCAGAGTCCGGGTTGCCGGTGACGATGATCAGTTTTAATGCCCGTTTGGTTGAAAATACGGCATTGCTGGAATGGCAGACCACCAGCGAGGACAATGCTTCCCATTTCGATATAGAGCGAAGCCTCGATGCCCGGAGTTACCGGAAGATTGGCTCGGTAAAGTCGGCTGGCACCGGCGAGGTGCTCAGGCGGTACAGCTTTTCGGATCCGTCTTTTCCCGGCCAGCAGCAAACGGTTTACTACCGGCTCCGGGCTGTTGATCACGACGGTACATTCAGCCTCACGAGGGCATTGTCGCTAAGCTCCCACAGTACCGACCACCTTGCAAAAATTTATCCTAATCCTGCCGGAAGAACCGGCATGGTGACGGTTACTTCCGCAGGATCGGTAACGCTATGGGACATGCTGGGCCGCCAGGTGCCGGTTCGGACCTCTGCATTGGCCGACGGCTCCGTGCAGGTGAGCCTCAGTGGCATCCATGCCGGTTTATATTTCCTCAGATCGGCATCCGGCGATAGCGTCGTAAGCCACAAGCTGGTTGTTGAGTAA
- a CDS encoding alkaline phosphatase codes for MRVIKRREFFTSSSAGLLAAGSVLRNQQAAPFSKPRPSAKNIIFMVSDGMSTGTLNMADLLLSRREGRESSWMSLYREQTGRRAFMETSSFNALVTDSAAGSSAWGGGRKVPNGNLNVNADGSFNKPILQKFRQYGKSVGCVTSVTITHATPAGFCINNKSRGDESEIAAQYLDLRFDVMMGGGAEFFMGDKREDKTDLFSAYQQGGYQVVRDRDAMLGLQNLQKPVLGVFCEGALPYALDAAATPDLQKSVPALAEMTRKTLELLSKNPKGFAVQIEGGKVDWAAHSNDAGGLLYDQIAFDEAVRVALDFAEKDKETLVIITTDHGNANPGLFGSDRQFDLLQKFKHTNNWILGDHQEIPSASQLIDRIAFAQGYAIKKDEAEKLVSLFSAKSESGLYIANKPLFRELALIQSHYTGIGWAGMDHSADYVELAMFGPGSEGLKPFVRNTDLHNFMLDVTGTVRA; via the coding sequence ATGCGCGTAATCAAAAGACGGGAGTTTTTCACCAGCAGTTCAGCCGGGCTCCTTGCTGCCGGTTCGGTACTCAGGAACCAGCAAGCTGCTCCTTTTTCCAAACCCAGACCCAGTGCCAAAAACATCATCTTCATGGTGAGCGACGGCATGAGCACAGGCACACTGAACATGGCCGACCTGCTGCTCAGCCGCAGGGAAGGACGGGAGAGCAGCTGGATGAGCTTGTACCGGGAACAAACCGGCCGGCGGGCATTTATGGAAACCTCCTCATTCAATGCGCTGGTCACAGACTCCGCCGCCGGCAGCTCCGCCTGGGGCGGCGGCAGGAAAGTCCCCAACGGAAACCTGAATGTCAATGCAGACGGAAGCTTCAATAAACCGATCCTTCAGAAGTTCAGGCAATATGGAAAATCCGTGGGCTGCGTCACGTCGGTGACGATTACCCACGCCACACCTGCGGGCTTTTGCATTAACAACAAATCGCGGGGCGACGAATCCGAGATTGCCGCTCAGTACCTGGACCTAAGATTCGATGTGATGATGGGTGGAGGTGCTGAATTTTTCATGGGCGATAAACGGGAAGACAAAACTGATCTTTTCTCAGCCTACCAGCAGGGCGGATACCAGGTGGTGCGAGACCGGGACGCGATGCTCGGGCTGCAAAATCTGCAAAAACCGGTTCTCGGCGTATTCTGTGAGGGAGCCCTCCCCTACGCGCTGGACGCTGCCGCTACGCCCGACCTTCAGAAATCAGTACCTGCACTGGCAGAAATGACCCGCAAGACACTTGAACTGCTTTCTAAAAATCCAAAGGGATTTGCGGTGCAGATCGAGGGTGGAAAAGTAGACTGGGCTGCGCATTCCAATGATGCTGGCGGTTTGCTGTACGACCAGATTGCCTTCGACGAGGCGGTGCGGGTAGCTCTTGATTTTGCTGAAAAAGACAAGGAAACGCTTGTGATTATCACGACTGACCATGGCAATGCCAATCCCGGTCTGTTTGGAAGTGACAGGCAGTTTGACCTGCTCCAAAAATTTAAACATACCAACAACTGGATCCTGGGCGACCACCAGGAGATCCCTTCCGCTTCCCAGCTGATTGACCGTATTGCGTTTGCACAAGGTTATGCGATCAAAAAAGATGAGGCTGAAAAACTCGTGAGCCTGTTCAGTGCCAAAAGTGAAAGCGGATTATACATTGCCAACAAACCCCTTTTCCGGGAACTGGCGCTCATACAAAGCCACTATACGGGCATCGGCTGGGCCGGGATGGACCACTCCGCCGACTATGTAGAGCTGGCCATGTTTGGTCCCGGCAGTGAGGGCCTCAAACCTTTTGTCAGAAACACCGATCTGCACAATTTTATGCTGGACGTAACGGGTACAGTCAGGGCTTAG
- a CDS encoding YtxH domain-containing protein, producing the protein MKSRYENDGAGDSNGSFTLGLLVGATAGAFVAMLLSPKSGYKLSNNLRSMLYDQKQKVQGKWEATKAIAAEKVDEARLKLDLVAEHAKDTVDDYADRAKEKVDQLADGTKATVEKIQGRY; encoded by the coding sequence ATGAAATCAAGGTATGAAAATGATGGTGCGGGCGATTCAAACGGCAGCTTTACACTGGGCTTGCTCGTAGGAGCCACTGCGGGAGCGTTTGTTGCAATGCTGCTTTCCCCGAAATCGGGCTACAAGTTGAGCAACAATCTCAGAAGCATGCTTTATGACCAGAAACAGAAAGTACAGGGAAAATGGGAAGCTACGAAGGCGATCGCCGCGGAAAAAGTGGACGAGGCCCGTCTTAAACTTGACCTCGTAGCCGAGCATGCCAAAGATACCGTTGACGACTATGCAGACAGAGCGAAGGAAAAAGTAGATCAGCTGGCAGACGGTACGAAGGCAACCGTGGAAAAAATACAGGGCAGATACTGA